The following nucleotide sequence is from Nitratidesulfovibrio termitidis HI1.
CGCCGATGAGGCCGCCTACCAGAAGATGCTGGACCAGGTGGAAGGCAAGCTCATCGCCGCCAAGGGCGTGGTGAAGAACTACTGGACCAACGGCGACGCGCTGCTGGAATCCATGCGTTCGGGTGAAGTGCACATTGCCCAGGCCTGGGACAACGGCGGCTTCAAGCTGCATGCCGAAAATCCCGACATCGACTTCGTGGCGCCCACCACCGGCGCGCTGGGCTGGATCGACACCTTCGCCATCCCCGCCAAGGCCGACAACGCCGACGCCGCGTACAAGTGGATCAACTTCATGATGCGGCCCGAAAACGCGGCCGTGTTCACCAACGCCGAAGACACCCCCACCGCCGCCGTGGGTGTGGGCGAACGCCTGAAGCCCACCTTCCGCGCCGACTTCGAACGCTGCTACCCGCAGCAGGTCATCGACAACATCAAGTGGTACCCGCCCGTGCCCGCCAAGCTCGAAGCCATGGAAGGCAAGGCGCTGGACCGGGTGAAGGCCGCCCAGTAGCATGACGCCGGGGCGCCGTGCCTGCCCGTGAGGGGGGTGCGGCGCCCCGTTTCGTTGCATCCGGAACAGGACGCGCCGGGCGTGCAGGGCCCGGCGGTTTCGCCCCCGTTCATCGGCGTGGGGCGTAACCGCGATGGATACCGGATGGCCCGGCAGCGGGTGGCCATCCAGATGCGCCGCGCATGGCGGCCCAAGCCCTTTTGCGAATCCGCGAGCCCCACGCGGACCCGATGCGGCCCGGCAACGGTGCCGACACGGGACCGGACGGGGATACGCGGCGAAAGGGCGGGCAGGCCAGCGCGGCGGGAGTGCATGACCCTATGCCCACGGATATTTCGCCAGTTGCTTCTTCTGCCGCTTCCCCAGGCGCTTCCCCAAGTATATCTGCGGACCTTTCCGTCACCCGCCTCGTCAAACGCTTTGAAAAATTCACGGCGGTCAACGACGTGTCGTTCGAGGTGGAGCAGGGCAAGTTCTTTTCCATCCTCGGGCCTTCGGGCTGCGGCAAGACCACCCTGCTGCGCATGATCGCGGGGTTCGAGTCGCCCGATTCCGGCGTCATCGCCATTCGCGGGCGCGACATGGCGGGCATTGCCCCCAACCGCCGCCCGGTGAACCTGATTTTCCAGCATCTTGCGTTGTTTCCCATGATGTCCGTGGCCGACAACGTGGCCTTTGGCCTGAAACGCCGGGGCATGGCCGGGGGCGAGATAACCCGCCGGGTGCAGGACGTGCTGGAACGCGTGGGCCTGCCCGGTTACGGGGCCAAGATGCCCGCCCAGCTTTCCGGCGGGCAGAAGCAGCGCGTGGCCATTGCCCGTTGCCTGGTGCTGGAACCCGCCGTGCTGCTGCTGGACGAGCCTCTGGGCGCGCTGGACCTGAAGCTGCGCGAGCAGATGAAGGTGGAACTGAAAACGTTGCAGGCCGAGGTGGGCACCACCTTCGTGTACATCACCCACGACCAGTCCGAGGCCCTGGTCATGTCCGACCACGTGGCGGTCATGAACGCCGGGCGCTTCGAGCAGGTGGACACCCCGCGCAACCTGTACCGCCGCCCGGCTTCGGCCTTCGTGGCCGGTTTCGTGGGCGAGACCAATGTGTGGTCGGGCACGCTGGAAGAAGCCAGCGGCGATGCGGGGCTGGTGCGCACCGACGAGGGCGCGGTGTTCCGCGCCCGCGTGGCCGCCGGGCTTGCCAGGGGTGCGCGGGTGGACATGTTCATCCGGCCAGAGGCAGTGCTGATCGACCCCGATGAGGTGTCGTGTGCGACCGGTGACGCGACAGGCGGCGCGACCAGTGACGTGGCTGGTGACGGCGGCGATGCGCCCCTGCCGGTGCGCGGGGCCTGCGCCAATCGCGTGCAGGTGCAGGTGCAGGCCATCCTGTTCGACGGCGCGGCCAGCCGCCTGCTGACCCATCCGGAAGGTTCGCGCCGCGAGGTCATGGTGGCCCTGCCCCAGAACCGCCTGTACGACCACATCAAGCCCGGCGACCGCATCACCGTGGGCTGGGACGACCGCGCGGGCATCTGCTTCGCGGCGGGGAGCGGGAAATGAGCGCCGCCGTGCATGCAGCGCCCGTGAAATCCCGACCGGGACTGCGCCTGACCCTGGCGTTGTTCCTGACCCCGGTGGTGCTGTGGCTGGGGCTGCTCATCGTGTTGCCGCACATCGACCTGCTGATCATGTCCTTTCGCATGGACCCGGCCTTCGGCGACGAAGGCTGGAGCCTGGAAAACTACCACCAGTTCTTCTCGGAACCCATCTACTGGCTGACCTTCGTGCGCACAGCCGGGTATTCGGTGCTGGTCACCGTGCTGACCTTCCTGGTTTCCCTGCCCGTGGCCTTCTACGTGACCAAGGTGGTGGCGCGGAACACCTCGCGCTTTCTGCTGACCATGCTGCTGCTGCCGTTCTGGGTCAGCGAACTGGTGCGGGTGTACGGCTGGATGATCCTGCTGCGCGAAAGCGGCGTGCTGAATCACTGGCTGACGGCGCTGGGCATTACCGCCAGGCCCGTGGAGATGCTGTACAACGACGCCACCATGATCATGGGGCTGGTGTACACCTCCATGCTGTTCATGGTGGTGCCGCTGGTGTCCGTGCTGGAAAGCCTGGATGACAGCCTCATCGAGGCCGCCTGCGACCTTGGCGCGGGCCCGTGGACCATCATGCGCACCATCGTGGTGCCGCACTGCATGCCGGGCATCATGTCCGGGGGCATAGTGGTGTTCATGCTCACCCTTGGCAACTACCTGACGCCCAACCTGATGGGCGGCAAGAATTCGCTGTGGTTCACCGAGCAGATCTACAACCAGTTCATCGCCAGCTTCAACTGGAACCAGGGCGCGGCCTTCGGCTTTCTGCTGCTGGCGCTGTCGTCGTGCATCATCTGGCTGGGGCTGCGGCTGACCGGCCAGAAACTGAGCAGGGTAGTGCAATGATCCGTTCGCTGCCGCGCTCGCGCGGCTACACCATGGGCTACGGCCTGTATATCACGCTGTACTTCGTCTTTCTGTTCGCACCCCTGGCGGTCACCTGCGTGCTGGCCTTCAACGATTCGCAATTCCCCTCGCTGCCGTGGAAGGGCTTCACGCTGGACTGGTTCCTGGCCGACCTGCCCGCGCGCACCGGCATCTTCCACGACCGGGGCAACCTGTCGTCCATCCTCACCAGCGCCCAGACCGCCATCCTGGTGTCCGCGCTGGCCACGCTGGTGGGCACCTGCGCCGCCTTCCTGTTCGAGCAGGAGGAGTTTCCGCTGAAGGGGCCGTTGTACTTCCTGATGCTGGCCCCGCTGGTGGTGCCCGGCGTCATCCTGGGCATTTCCATCCTGATTGCCGCCACCACGGCGGGCACCTTCATGGAAGACGTGCTGGGCATCGACGTGGGCATCCTGCGGCCCGGCTTCTGGCTGGTGGTGCTGGGGCAGTTCTCGTTCATCACCACCTTTGTCACCCTGGTTGTTTCCGCCCGGCTGAAAAAGTTCGACCGCACGCTGGAAGAAGCCGCGCTGAATCTGGGGGCGACGAGGCTGGAGGTGATCCGCTACATCACCCTGCCGTTCCTGCGCACGGCCATCATCGGCGCGGGCGCAGTGGCCTTCCTGATGTCGTTCGAGAACTTCAACACCACGCTGTTTCTCGTGGGCTCGGAACCCACCCTGCCCATCAACCTGTATCTGCAGGTGCGCGACGGCTCCACCCCGGTCATCAACGCCATCTCGTTCCTGCTCATCGTGGGCACCTCGCTGGTGGCGTGCGTGAATTTGTATGCGGGGCGGAGGACCGAAGCCGGTAGTTAGAGAGTGTTGGAAATGAACCGGGGGGAAGGAACCTTTTGGAAAAGGTTCCTTCCCCCCGGACCCCCCAACCTCCCAAACTTTTTATTTGGGGTACGTATTCCAGGCATGGAGTCGTGCCTTTGCTCGAATTTTCAGGAGGTCAGCATGTCCGGTGCAACCATGCCCCGTGAAGGATACTACGCCCTGCGCGAGGGGCGGGTGCTGTGCATCGCCCATCGCGGCGCGCGCTCCGTGGCGCCCGAAAACACCATCCTTGCCGCCCAGCGCGGGCTGGAAGAGGGCGCGGACCTGTGGGAACTGGACGTGCAGCTTACCGCTGACGGTCATCTGGTGGTGGTGCACGACGACACCCTGGACCGCACCACCGACGTGGCCACCCGCCCGGAATACGCAGGCCGAGCCCCGTGGCGGGTCTGCGACTTCACCCTGGACGAGGTGCGCGGACTGGACACGGGCGGCTGGTATCAGGCTGCGGACCCGCACGGCCAGATTGCCTCGGGTGGAGTGACCGCCGACGACCTTGCCCTGTTCCCCGGCCTGCGCATCCCCACGCTGGACGAGGCCCTGGCCTTCACGGCGGACCACGCCTGGCGCGTCAACGTGGAAATCAAGGACATGACCGTCAACGCGGACGGCAGCCCTGGCAGCCCGAATTATCCGGGCGACGAGGCGGTGGTCCGCGCCGTGCTGGAATGCATCCGCGCGCATGGCCTGATGGAGCGGACGCTGCTGTCCTCCTTCCGGCACGACTGCCTGCGCCACGCGGCCCGCATGGAACCCGCGCTGGCCCTTGCCGCGCTGGTGGAGGACGTGCGCCCGGACGACCCGGTGGCCCTGTGCAGCGAACTTGGCGTGGTGGCCTACCACCCCGGCGACGACATCGTCACCGAAGCGGACGTGGCCGGGCTGCGGGCAATCGGCGTTGCCGTCAACGTCTGGACCGTGAACGAAGAGGCGGACATGCGCCGGTTCATGGACTGGGGCGTGGCCGGGCTGATCACCGATGTTCCGCTGCTGTGCTGGGGTGTACTGCGCGAGAGGGGTTTGAGCGCGTAAGGGGTGTTTGGGCGTTGCCTTGTCCGCCCCCTCCGTTTGAGAGGGCAGGGTAAGGGGGCTACGGACCGCGCCCCCCGTGCATTCCCGCTCGCGGAACAGCCTGCATATCCGGATGGTTGACCCGGCGCGCCACAAGGCGTAGGCCGTGCGCTCGGGCATCCGCGCCTGCCGTGGTGGCGGTGCGTGGTTCCCACCGCGACTTCCACGCAATCGTCAGGCAACCCGTGCGCCGGTCCCGTCCGGCCAGCTTCCGCCCTGCGGAGGAACCCCATGCCCGCCCTCGGGACCGGCGAACTCGCCGCCCTGTCCACCGCCGCCCTCTGGGCGGTTTCGTGCCAGATCCACGCCATCCTTTCCCGGCGCCTTGGCGCCCACACCCTGATCCTGCTGCGTCTGCCCATCTGCATCGTGATGTTCGGCGCATGGTGGGGCGCATCCGTGCTCTTTTTCGGCGGCGGGGTGATGGTGCCCGGCGCGGGCAACTCGCCTGGCCTGACTGGCCTGACTGGCGCGGGCGGCCCCAGCACAGTGGCCTTGATATCGCTGGCCCTGTCCGGAGTGTTCGGCGTGGCCCTGTGCGACCTGCTGTTCTATTCCGGCGTGGTGCTGGTGGGCGCGCGGGTGGCCTTGCTGGTGCAGTCGTTGTCCACGGTGATCACCGCCGTGCTCGGCTACCTGTTTCTGGGCGAGGCCATCGGCCCCATGGGCATCGCGGGCATTCTCATCGCCACGGTCGGGGTGGCCTGGGTGGTGGGCGACGGCGGCACGGTGCCCGAGGGGGCGGTGCCCCTGTCCCGCGCCGTGCGTTTGCGCGGGGTGGGTCTGGCCTTTGCCTCGGCACTGGCGCTTTCCGGTGGCATGGTGCTGTCCAAGCAGGGGTTGAGCGAAGGGGTGGACCCGCTGTTCGCCGCACTGCTGCGCATGGTGGTGGCCATGGGTGTGTTCTGGCCCACGGCCATGCTGACCGGCAGGCTGCGCCCGGCGCTGGGCGTGGTGCGCGGAAGCAGTCAGGACCGCCGCAATTTCCGTCTGCTGCTGGTGGCCTCGCTTATCGGGCCGGTGGTGGGGGTGTGGCTGTCGCTGGTGGCCATTGGTGCCACCAAGACTGGCATTGCCGCCACGCTCATAGGGCTGGAGCCCATTTTCATCATTCCCGTGGCCGCACTGGTGGAGCGGCGCTGGCCCACGCCCCGCGCCATTGCCGGGGCGGGCATCGCCTTCGTGGGCACGGCGTTGCTGTGCCTGCGGAATGTATTGTAGGCACGGTTTGATCCCAAAAATAAAAAGCGCCCGGAGTTGCTCCGGGCGCTTTTTATTTTTGGGGGGCTGAAACGAGACGGCTGGCGGCTACACTTCGCCCACGGCCATGTCCAGGTCGTCGCCGATGGCTGCGGACTCGCCGCGCCCGGTGGCCTTGGCGCCAGTCATGTCGGTCGTGCCGTGATTCGCCTCGAAGGCGTGGCCCCACTTGCACATTTCGGACAGCACCGGCAGCAC
It contains:
- a CDS encoding ABC transporter permease, whose amino-acid sequence is MIRSLPRSRGYTMGYGLYITLYFVFLFAPLAVTCVLAFNDSQFPSLPWKGFTLDWFLADLPARTGIFHDRGNLSSILTSAQTAILVSALATLVGTCAAFLFEQEEFPLKGPLYFLMLAPLVVPGVILGISILIAATTAGTFMEDVLGIDVGILRPGFWLVVLGQFSFITTFVTLVVSARLKKFDRTLEEAALNLGATRLEVIRYITLPFLRTAIIGAGAVAFLMSFENFNTTLFLVGSEPTLPINLYLQVRDGSTPVINAISFLLIVGTSLVACVNLYAGRRTEAGS
- a CDS encoding ABC transporter permease, giving the protein MSAAVHAAPVKSRPGLRLTLALFLTPVVLWLGLLIVLPHIDLLIMSFRMDPAFGDEGWSLENYHQFFSEPIYWLTFVRTAGYSVLVTVLTFLVSLPVAFYVTKVVARNTSRFLLTMLLLPFWVSELVRVYGWMILLRESGVLNHWLTALGITARPVEMLYNDATMIMGLVYTSMLFMVVPLVSVLESLDDSLIEAACDLGAGPWTIMRTIVVPHCMPGIMSGGIVVFMLTLGNYLTPNLMGGKNSLWFTEQIYNQFIASFNWNQGAAFGFLLLALSSCIIWLGLRLTGQKLSRVVQ
- a CDS encoding glycerophosphodiester phosphodiesterase, which translates into the protein MSGATMPREGYYALREGRVLCIAHRGARSVAPENTILAAQRGLEEGADLWELDVQLTADGHLVVVHDDTLDRTTDVATRPEYAGRAPWRVCDFTLDEVRGLDTGGWYQAADPHGQIASGGVTADDLALFPGLRIPTLDEALAFTADHAWRVNVEIKDMTVNADGSPGSPNYPGDEAVVRAVLECIRAHGLMERTLLSSFRHDCLRHAARMEPALALAALVEDVRPDDPVALCSELGVVAYHPGDDIVTEADVAGLRAIGVAVNVWTVNEEADMRRFMDWGVAGLITDVPLLCWGVLRERGLSA
- a CDS encoding ABC transporter ATP-binding protein, with amino-acid sequence MPTDISPVASSAASPGASPSISADLSVTRLVKRFEKFTAVNDVSFEVEQGKFFSILGPSGCGKTTLLRMIAGFESPDSGVIAIRGRDMAGIAPNRRPVNLIFQHLALFPMMSVADNVAFGLKRRGMAGGEITRRVQDVLERVGLPGYGAKMPAQLSGGQKQRVAIARCLVLEPAVLLLDEPLGALDLKLREQMKVELKTLQAEVGTTFVYITHDQSEALVMSDHVAVMNAGRFEQVDTPRNLYRRPASAFVAGFVGETNVWSGTLEEASGDAGLVRTDEGAVFRARVAAGLARGARVDMFIRPEAVLIDPDEVSCATGDATGGATSDVAGDGGDAPLPVRGACANRVQVQVQAILFDGAASRLLTHPEGSRREVMVALPQNRLYDHIKPGDRITVGWDDRAGICFAAGSGK
- a CDS encoding DMT family transporter, translated to MPALGTGELAALSTAALWAVSCQIHAILSRRLGAHTLILLRLPICIVMFGAWWGASVLFFGGGVMVPGAGNSPGLTGLTGAGGPSTVALISLALSGVFGVALCDLLFYSGVVLVGARVALLVQSLSTVITAVLGYLFLGEAIGPMGIAGILIATVGVAWVVGDGGTVPEGAVPLSRAVRLRGVGLAFASALALSGGMVLSKQGLSEGVDPLFAALLRMVVAMGVFWPTAMLTGRLRPALGVVRGSSQDRRNFRLLLVASLIGPVVGVWLSLVAIGATKTGIAATLIGLEPIFIIPVAALVERRWPTPRAIAGAGIAFVGTALLCLRNVL